The genomic stretch attttaaaaaagtaaaattctatTGACTATTCATAcacattttgtgtatgtatatgacatTGTGTCTTGATCATACCCACCCTCCAACTCTCCCCATAACCTCATCCCCTCTCAACATGTCTCCTTCCCACCTTCATGTcctcatatatatatgttaaatatttgtttaatatatatttgttaaaTCTAAATCtcccatatatatacatacatacatacatacatacatacatacatacataatctaATTTGAGCCACCCGCATGTGCCTAgcctcattttaaaaagtctttttgtaaggggctggagagatagctcacaggttaaaagtatttgctgctcttgcagaggagccaggtCCAGTTCCAACCCACCCTCATAGCAGTTCATttctgtctgtagctccagtttcaggggatttgatgccctcttctgttgccCACAGGCATAGTATGAAGGTGGTGCACATGTAggcaaatacacaaaataaaaatttaaaaatcttaaaaaaaaaaccacagcgaAACTTtttgtgagacagtgtctcttgtaGCCCCTGCTAACATTAAACAATGTGTAACTGggtatgaccttgaactcaatccttttgcctccacctcccaagtgctaaaactACAAGCAGGAGCCACCACTATACTtggaatatatatttaattttttttacttttaaaataaaaatgctgagtGTGAttatgcatgcttttaatcccagcacttgggaggcaaaagcaggcatatgtctgtgagttccaggccagcctggtctacagagtgagttccaggacagcaggagctacacacagaaaccctgtctcaaaaaccaaaaacccccaAAATGAGATTTATTCATTGATGGTTCTATATATGGATATGGTGATTTTTAGTCCTTTTACCCCCATTAATCTGTCTCCCTTGATTCTCATCATCTTTCCAATGTCCCCTTCTAATTTCAAGTCTTATTTTGGTGTGTATGACCTATGAGGTTTAAATAGGGTCtggtgagttttctttttaatctcaaAGGTAGTTGAATCAGGCAACAATATGACTCAGGAAGGAAAAGGTACTTAGCACTAAATCTGAtcaccagagtttgattccccagacaCACATGctaggagagaacctactctCCATGTTATcttttgacctctacacatgtactGTGACCTGCTGGTGCATGCATTtgcttatatgtacatgtgtgcaataAACACACACTAGATAAATAAATgcaagacaaataaaaaattcaggaaaataaAGTAGGTGCATCAGGCTAAGTAACTCTAAAATCTACGTAATCCAGAGTCAGTACTAGACAAGTAAGTCATGTCTCAGAATTTACTTTATTAACAGTATTCTTGATCTTACAGCTAGATCTTTATGATTGCAAAGGATTTAATCAGTAGGTGGTGATGGGTCTCCTTATTGGCTTCTTCATTGTGATATCTTCTTGAACAGTGCTTGGAATTCTTCGAAACTAACTTCTCCATCACCGTTCTTATCCAGCTCTTCAAAGAGATTGTCTAGAGTACTTGAACCCTGGTTTTAGGCAAAAAGAGTGAGataggggaaggaagaaaatttagATAGGATACTGCAACAATCTCTGAAGTTAGAGGAACTGGATTTTCCTTCCAAGAAGGCAGCCTAGGTTTTAGTCACAGGTCAGTGACAATGTGATGATAAGTGTGGTGAAGCCAGCTTCAGCTGTAATTGTGGTTTTATGTCACATAACTGGGtcctatcttttttattttattttatctttgagacagggcctcattatgTATCCCTGACTAGCCCGAAAcccactatgtagatcagactagccttgaactcatcagagatcctccagcctctgcctgcaGAGTTCTGAGATCAAATGAGTGAGTGCACCACAATACTTGCCCCTCCTCCACTTAAaatacttatgtgtatgtgtgtctgtgggcatCTGTCTGTGGGCATGTACATGTGACTTCAGTTGCCTCAGAGGTCATTAAAtggcatcaggtcctctggagctacaggtggtttgTGAGTTACCTggcgtgagtgctgggatctgaatctAGGACTTTTGGAAAGAGcgtcaagtgctcttaaacactgagccatctctccagccccctggctctttataaaattttaacacaatatagcacatttattattattattattatttaatatttgtaatttgcatttagatatattttataagatcttaactgttttttttttttaggcaatatttgtctttgtagccctggctatactggaagAGATCTTAAATTCTTTATACCTCTAAAAACATTCTTCAAATTGAACCTGGTagctcaagcctgtaatcccagctacttaaAAGGCTGAAGCTGGGGGACTGCATTGAGTTGAGGTTAGCTTGGAATGCACAGTGGGTTTTCACTCAGTTTGGACTACatggaccctgtttcaaaaatgataaaattctgACAATTTATCATgtaaccatttttaaaagatttatttatttttaaagatttaaagaaaattttatgagtatgtgttttgtctgcatgtatgaatatgtgccatgtgtgtttggtgcccaaagaagcaaaaagagggcattggatcccctgaaaccagagttacagatggtgtaaGCAGCCATGTGCCTTCTTGGACCCGAACCTGAGTTCTCTGAAACAGTAGTGAATActcctaattgctgagccatctttccaatcccTCATCTAGCCATTTTATGTGAACAGTTCAGTAGtgttatgtatatatactttACTATGCATaaatctccacatgcatgtgggaAGtcttgggtttgagtcccagcaacATTTACACAAAGTTATAAGAAAAttaaggctgggcgttggtggcgcatgcctttaatcccagcactcaggaggcagaggcaggcggatctctgtgagttcgagaccatccagGTCTCCAgagtgtgtgccaggataggctctaaaactacacagagaaaccctgtctcgaaaacaacaacaacaacaacaacaacaacaaaaagaaaattaagaaataccAGATTATAACATTATAATGTTAAtgttttcaggtgtgtgtgtgtgtgtgtgtgtgtgtgtgtgtgtgtgtgtgtatgtatgtgtgtattctaaaaacaaaagtcacatggATTTCGGCTGTAGCgcagtggtagagtgcctgttTAGTTTTTgctaggccctgggttctatgTGACCATATCCCCACAGGACTGTGTTCAGTATTTCACAGGCAGCCGGCAGCAGGCAGGTCCTCAGTTATGCTCCTCTGCCAACACAAGGCAGCAGCCTCTGGCTGCTGGGGTGTGCACTCACCTTTAGGAGAGTGGGGAATTCTGCCTGAATCAGCAGCTTCAGCTCCTCCTTTGATAGCTGGTTTGGATCGCCTTCTTTGGCTgcatatttttgaaaaatgttcTTCATTTCTTCGGGAGACTTCTTAGTACTCATTCTGCTATCCTATATACTGGGAAGAAAACAGATTTACCAAAAATCAGAGATGGAACTTTCATGCCAAGTGTTGCCAGCAGGGTTTTATCCCCCTCCTTATTGGGaaagacaaagggagaaaaaggagaagagagaggagaagagaggtaAATGGGAACAGCATTATTGGCTcttaatgcatttaaaaataatcaagttAGGGGCTAGGGAACTTGGCTGTTAGTAGAGTGTTCCCTTAGCCTgctggaagccctgggttccacacCCAGTACCCCAGAAGCTAGCAGGTATGATCACACTGAGCTGCTCACCGGGCAATGCGATTGCTGGAGGAGTCAGACAGCAACAGGTGATAAGCTGATGAAGAGCTGAGGAGGCGCTCTCTTATATTCTTTACAGACACATCACCTGATTATGAAATTCCCCTTTGTTTACTATTTAAGGGTAATGATTAATGGTTTCTGAAACCAAGCTTAAGACTCTTAATTAAGGGCAATCTCCAGTAAAGAGCTGTGTCAACAGTTGCTTAATGGTTCAGGGTCCCAAGAGTAAAAactggattttcttttccttagaaTAAATTTCCCTCCAATATAGCATTTTGATCTTGCTCACAGCTCACATTTCTGAAAGcaatgcagaaaatatattctgttACAGAGGGACAGTATTACACGGCTTTTAAAAGTACAGAATTGGGCAAGGCAGtgttggtgcatacctttaatcacagcactcaggagcagaggcaggtagatctctgtgagtttgaagccagcctggtctatagagctagttccaggacagctagagctacacagagaaaccctgtcttgaaaaaccaaaataaagaaaacaaacaaaaaaattacccAACTTTCCCcaccccaaagaaacaaaaacaaaagggaagataaaaatttctgattttatttggcAAAGTAAGATTTTTGAGTAACATgccattttttatctttttgattattgtttttatctttgcctttttatttctttatacttgtattcctcctcctttccctccttctttctctgttcctcccttctttcctcccgcCTCATACTCCTGACTGCCCTGGAGCTTGTTAcatagaccaagctagccttgaactcagagatctgctggatctgcctcctgcctcccatGTTGAAATTAACAGTGTACGCCACCATACGTGGCTATATTTCTCCTGTTTGTAAAATATATTGCTAAATCATTCTAAAACTTGTGAAAACACTTAACTTACACTAAACAGTTACAACTATTTTGGAATTTTTCATATAGCCAAGATTTGAAATTAAAgatgaaattgattttttttctggaaagaggTTCATGAAATAACTAGGATATTTCTTGGGGACATTAATGTTGATTATAAGTCACACAGGTAAGGGTTCCAGATTGACTTCAAAAGCCCTTCAACAGCTTTTAAACACTTGGACACTTAAGAGTTTCTCTGACCTGCAGTATACTACCTAAAAATTCAGGCTTGAAATATTGGACTGTACTTTGCACAGATGTTTTTCACCTCTAAAACTCTAGAGCCTTACATTGGAGAACAAAAAACATTGCTATGGTGTTGGTTACACGATTCTGGTCAATCCTGAGCATTTATCATTCTATAGGTTTTGGGTGTTTTATTGCAGTTTATCTAACTTCAGTACAGACTTAAGTATTAACCCACTCATTGGAGTTACTGGCATTGTAGGTTAGCCTGTTAGTAGATAGATAGGTATgtctgtctgttgtgtgtgtatgtatacatatgtgtatgtgtccgAGTGtagtgcatacatgtgtacacatgtgtatacagtTGTGTGGAGTGTCAGGTGTCCTGTTCTAtcactcttccaccttattcccttgagatagggtctctcacagaacctgagCTGGGTCGGTAGCCAGCAAGCTCAGTGAAGCCGTTATCTGCTCCCCACCCcgtagtgctggggttacaggcacacacacagccaggcCTGACCTATTACATGGGTGTTGatatccaaactcagatccttgtgcTTATGCACAAGTGCTCTTACACACTGAGTTCTATCTCCAAActccttatttatttgtttagttttggagCCAGGCCTCTCATGAGGCCCAGTGTggccaaggatagccttgaattcccgatccttctgcctctacctcagcAGTGCGGGGATTGCAGGTGTGGGCTACCATGTCCAGCTGGCATTGTTTTTAGTTGATGGTTTTACACAATAATATTCTGATTTTGGCAgtgttttttttaaggttttagaaaatttccattgtttttgtttgcttgttttacatgtaaattctAGTCTCCTGGGAGGAAGTGAGCTTTTGTAACTAATCGTAGTAAGAACTATAGTTTTTCTTCCAAGgtctttttttgttgctgttggatTTTGAGACACATCTTTTTGTTTAGTCCAACTCACAATGTAGTTCAGGCTACCCTGAACCCCTTCCTAGTCCTCCCATCTCGGTCGTCCTGATTGATTGCCTCACACCAGCGtctttaaggttttttgttttgttttgttttacatctaaAGCAAAGTGGCAAGAACAATACAGAAGTGTACCTTTTGATTAAACCCTACCTGTTACCATTTCCACACATGCCTTCCCTTTTTCAGGGCCAATACCTTCCTCCTCATCAATCATTTGAGAATAAGCTGTGGAGTCTCACTGGTTTCCTGAAAATACCTCAGCCTGTGTCTCCTAAGGACAAGAACTTTTTTCTATAGAACCTCAGTGGTGTTATCACAGCATATTTCGTTTCCGAAATTGTTTTCTCAAATGATCATTTTGGAGCTAAAACTGATGGGAGTTGAGCCTATAttgaaaaaatgattttaatcaCTACATATAATCCAAATATCAGTAGATCATATGACAGATGTTTTATATAACACACTTACTCCATATCATGTGGCATATATGATGTGTAATAGTATAACAAACTCATAATATGTGAAGTCTAAGGATCAGGGTTAAAATAACCTGtctagtttatgtggtgctggggatggaacccaggccttcatgcatgctaagaaagcactctaccaacagagctacaTACCCAGcccaaagacatttttttcttcaggcaTCCCATCCTATTGAGTTTGAGTAGAATAGCATGATCACAGAAGCCACAGGTGCCCCAGAGTCTTCCTGAGGGGGTAAAAAAATAAGTCTGTCCAAAGATCAAGCAATTGAACAGAGAGGTGCTACTTAACCTTTGCCTCTCCATTTTTCCATTACCAACCTTGTACCTgttgttctttgcttttctctcatTTCAAAACACAGTCTTTTGAACACACCCTGCATTTATGGCATGTTTCCATACGTTGTTAGTTAATGTTTCATGAGACGATTAGTGGATTTTGTGTTTCTAGCTGCTGGGTTACCCCCATGCTAAGATAAAGGTAAATACCACTGGAGGAGATGAGTTTGCAAAAGAATGAGAAGAAGCACAGGGTGTTTTTCACATTGTATTAGCATTTGCTACAAGCCTGAGTTCCGACAGGCAGCATTGGGCCACTTTATGCAGAGATTTTCTCTTGAAATGAGCGATGTGTAGCTTAAATGACTTCTGGCCTacatggtgcacacctgtaatcttagcacttgggaggtggaggaaggggaatGAGAACTTTAAGGTCCTCCTCTGCTACATATAGGGAGTTTGacaccaacctgggctacatgagaccttgtatTAGTGTTACTAATGACCGAGTCCCCACAACACAAGGTGCATGTGAAATGctattgtatgttttctttgactttgaaatttaaaatgccCTGAACTCATCCTTTCTAAGGAACtaaattttagttatttaaaaGGGTAAATTAATTTTAGTTGTCCCTAGAAGTGACAGTGTACCTGTCCCTTACTTGGTCTTTATGTGGTGCCTGCCCTCCCTGGACCATCAGAGTTCGTTTTCTTTTTCACTTCCAGCCTTTGCCTGGAGTGTGCAACTCCGGCCTGTGCTAGTCTTCAGTTCTGAGTTCCCAGAGGCCTCCACATAGGAGTCAATGCTTA from Cricetulus griseus strain 17A/GY chromosome X, alternate assembly CriGri-PICRH-1.0, whole genome shotgun sequence encodes the following:
- the S100g gene encoding protein S100-G — its product is MSTKKSPEEMKNIFQKYAAKEGDPNQLSKEELKLLIQAEFPTLLKGSSTLDNLFEELDKNGDGEVSFEEFQALFKKISQ